The Seleniivibrio woodruffii genome contains a region encoding:
- the cowN gene encoding N(2)-fixation sustaining protein CowN, with translation MCNCKKEIKVDESYVSFKNINCFENACVVIDHLLRILKEPRNANAYWERFVTRIPDAYYARDPKQDPKEVLLYMVCSCASNIGELFDAVADEDAAHALEKCESECC, from the coding sequence ATGTGTAACTGCAAGAAAGAGATCAAGGTTGATGAAAGCTATGTCAGCTTTAAGAACATCAACTGCTTCGAAAATGCCTGCGTTGTCATTGACCATCTTCTGAGGATACTGAAAGAGCCTCGGAATGCAAACGCCTACTGGGAAAGATTTGTGACGAGAATCCCTGATGCTTACTACGCACGAGACCCAAAACAGGACCCCAAAGAGGTCCTGCTTTATATGGTTTGCTCCTGCGCATCAAACATCGGAGAACTCTTTGATGCCGTGGCAGATGAGGACGCAGCACACGCTCTGGAGAAATGCGAGTCCGAGTGCTGCTGA
- a CDS encoding ATP-binding protein, giving the protein MKHFDQSRIKRKNSLFITLPLYIITIMVISGFFSSIIFNKRMEEKTAEQISEVTSMTLTSLDWSAASLINSQDIKGLQRLIENAASNRFISYMNVCGANGRIIASSSPAEIGKPWKSELVKAVFEKHALIRRKMHSDNTFEAAVPVSGQIFDNLSQSSIQAVIYLKVDKYYADQIYREYSDFFVTQYAFVSVLVTICFLFLISRMVLSPLKKQQNAINSITTGNYDVHLEVLRKDELGRFADTINAMSSEILSNRLELEKTNKNLSEYLKAIDESVIVIRSSLEGKITYANKKFYEITGYTKNEIIGAPVGMIRNYDTDEDTLINYWETILNRFIWREVIEKRAKDGKKFYVNATINPITDTDGEVIEFIDIWYDITQIYELKEELKMHKENLEDIVCLRTKELFDSHQKLKNAYAESEQLNNTLRLTQARMVQQEKLASIGQLAAGVAHELNNPVGFISSNFDVMKRYYDQTFSYVKELENSIAEMEKRCGRKCGNDIQSLFDEMEKSRSNSRVNFIMSDTQDIFKECEHGFARVSGIINSLRDFSRIDIEEKLAPYNLNEGIRSTVTVAKNEIKYVADVNLDLRDLPDILCNGGEINQVLLNLIVNAAHAIEDSGEKKGTIDIATRLDLGFVVCTIRDSGKGIPAEYLGKVFDPFFTTKAPGKGTGLGLSISYDIIVNKHKGMLYAENDGGAKFTITLPLKSGSVEEKDVQF; this is encoded by the coding sequence ATGAAACATTTTGACCAGAGCAGGATAAAAAGAAAAAATTCGCTGTTCATAACTCTGCCGCTGTACATCATTACCATCATGGTCATTTCAGGGTTCTTCTCCTCCATAATCTTCAACAAGAGGATGGAGGAAAAAACGGCAGAGCAGATATCCGAAGTGACCTCTATGACCCTCACCAGTCTCGACTGGTCGGCGGCATCCCTTATCAATTCGCAGGATATTAAAGGCTTGCAGAGGTTAATTGAAAACGCCGCATCCAACAGGTTCATAAGCTATATGAACGTCTGCGGCGCAAACGGCAGGATAATCGCCAGCAGCAGTCCTGCGGAAATCGGCAAACCATGGAAATCAGAACTGGTTAAGGCCGTTTTTGAAAAACACGCTCTCATACGCCGCAAAATGCACTCGGACAACACCTTCGAAGCCGCAGTGCCCGTTTCCGGCCAGATATTTGACAACCTTTCCCAGAGCAGCATTCAGGCCGTGATATATCTGAAAGTGGATAAATACTATGCCGACCAGATATACAGGGAATACAGCGACTTTTTTGTAACCCAGTATGCGTTTGTCTCCGTTCTGGTAACGATCTGCTTCCTGTTCCTTATCTCCCGCATGGTTCTGAGCCCGCTGAAAAAACAGCAGAATGCCATCAACAGCATAACCACCGGCAACTACGACGTTCATCTGGAAGTGCTCCGCAAGGACGAGCTGGGAAGGTTTGCAGATACCATAAACGCAATGAGCTCTGAAATACTCTCAAACAGACTGGAACTGGAAAAGACCAACAAAAACCTCTCCGAATATCTGAAAGCCATCGACGAAAGCGTCATAGTCATAAGATCTTCTCTGGAGGGCAAAATAACCTATGCGAACAAGAAATTCTACGAGATAACCGGATACACCAAAAACGAGATAATCGGCGCTCCCGTCGGCATGATAAGAAACTACGATACCGATGAAGACACCCTCATCAACTACTGGGAAACGATCCTCAACCGTTTCATATGGCGGGAGGTCATAGAGAAAAGGGCGAAGGACGGCAAAAAGTTTTATGTAAACGCCACCATAAACCCCATAACCGATACAGACGGCGAGGTTATCGAGTTCATAGACATCTGGTATGACATCACGCAGATATACGAACTCAAAGAAGAGCTGAAAATGCATAAGGAGAATCTGGAGGATATCGTCTGTCTGCGCACAAAGGAACTGTTCGATTCCCACCAGAAACTTAAAAACGCATATGCCGAATCCGAACAGCTGAACAACACGCTCAGGCTCACTCAGGCCAGAATGGTTCAGCAGGAGAAGCTGGCATCCATAGGTCAGCTGGCCGCCGGAGTCGCCCACGAGCTGAACAACCCCGTGGGTTTCATCTCCAGCAATTTCGATGTGATGAAAAGGTATTACGACCAGACCTTCTCATATGTTAAGGAACTGGAAAACAGCATAGCCGAAATGGAAAAAAGGTGCGGCAGAAAGTGCGGAAACGATATACAGAGCCTTTTTGACGAAATGGAAAAGAGCAGAAGCAACAGCAGAGTGAATTTCATAATGTCCGACACTCAGGACATCTTTAAAGAATGCGAGCACGGATTCGCCAGAGTTTCAGGGATAATAAACAGCCTCAGGGACTTCTCCAGAATAGACATAGAGGAGAAACTGGCTCCCTATAACCTGAACGAGGGTATCAGAAGCACGGTCACAGTGGCAAAGAACGAGATAAAGTACGTTGCAGATGTCAATCTCGACCTGCGTGACCTACCGGATATACTCTGCAACGGCGGCGAGATAAATCAGGTGCTTCTTAACCTTATAGTCAATGCGGCTCACGCCATTGAGGATTCCGGAGAAAAAAAGGGAACCATAGACATAGCCACAAGGCTGGATCTGGGATTTGTGGTCTGCACTATCAGAGATTCAGGCAAAGGCATCCCTGCGGAATATCTGGGGAAGGTATTTGACCCGTTCTTCACAACAAAAGCGCCCGGAAAGGGAACCGGACTGGGCTTAAGCATTTCATACGATATCATTGTCAACAAACACAAAGGCATGCTCTATGCCGAAAACGACGGCGGAGCAAAATTTACTATCACGCTTCCTTTAAAAAGCGGATCAGTGGAGGAGAAGGATGTTCAGTTTTAA
- a CDS encoding multiheme c-type cytochrome → MSKRILVLLMLALTCTFLLVGCGGSDGSDGKDGADADSAAIIAELKAQLESGAITIAQYEQAIADLQAAATAGKITQVESCAVCHNDVAGTHEVEAYPAASGIGVTYGADTATITFSAKVDGVALSGAAQGVTPTVSAYAYYYVAAQSTAIAGTQETTRGFVRASIPSASVAISETGTTGNYTVVLSNMAVNAPNLTLGTTPVRFMLTFNKPVSSTQSAQAMTFTYDSGTLPELLVDDNGCVRCHTSVFETNAATATAHHGAYQPQGKACVVCHSRAAGYSNGTLGGGSGSSTELGHRLTNYVHGVHNSENMLGGIFVRSYNSTTNEPTTTTPNGSSTFAIGFPTNVADCEVCHTSSTQVAAVTADTQMNLTLCKSCHRGNKNVWNSAGAGYSDAIADVWAAIPFSTTAVRDIHTSMTEASNCLTCHGAAGIARSFNKIHTGKSASRENGKNIYYFTPEVAVNTTTSVMTITWGAFIDTNSNGTYEAGTDTKVDVKNTTDTTKPIFMQSYTDRVVDGVAKSDGVRILVGYYGKGTKDVVAYDGYTKTNLTTTSAATSGYTTYDASTGKATTTVKLNATTIANYSVTGGIVGIIGIPWVNGENAIVRSVAAEYNVDGTAVTAPRGAVANDTKCDACHNSIAIHLEEASTGAHGHTAIGKVDVCRICHVPSAAAGHYPQQSRSIDSYIHAIHEGQATFASYGSLKIEYPKSTADCLACHDSGTYEVPDQSKAIGGILSGSEGKNTTADQFTYGPAAVACGGCHRAYPLIIGDAGKLASFNAHTKTFGYKVAVSDMSYLDVVKAVFKLF, encoded by the coding sequence ATGTCAAAAAGAATTTTAGTTCTTTTGATGCTCGCCCTCACCTGCACGTTTTTACTTGTGGGTTGCGGCGGGAGCGACGGTTCTGACGGCAAGGATGGCGCAGATGCAGATTCAGCAGCTATCATTGCGGAACTTAAAGCTCAGCTCGAAAGCGGAGCTATCACTATTGCTCAGTATGAGCAGGCAATTGCAGACCTGCAGGCAGCTGCAACAGCAGGAAAGATCACACAGGTTGAATCTTGCGCCGTTTGCCACAACGACGTTGCAGGAACACACGAAGTTGAAGCATATCCCGCTGCTTCAGGCATCGGCGTAACATACGGTGCTGATACGGCGACAATCACTTTCAGCGCAAAAGTTGACGGCGTTGCACTTTCCGGTGCTGCTCAGGGTGTAACACCCACTGTTTCTGCGTATGCATACTACTATGTTGCAGCTCAGAGCACAGCTATCGCAGGCACACAGGAAACAACAAGGGGCTTCGTACGCGCAAGCATCCCCTCTGCCAGCGTTGCTATTTCTGAGACAGGAACAACAGGTAACTATACTGTAGTTCTGTCAAACATGGCAGTAAACGCTCCCAACCTTACACTCGGAACAACTCCCGTAAGATTCATGCTTACATTCAATAAGCCTGTATCTTCAACTCAGTCTGCCCAGGCCATGACCTTCACTTATGACTCCGGCACTCTTCCCGAGCTTCTCGTTGATGACAACGGATGCGTAAGATGCCACACAAGCGTATTTGAAACAAATGCTGCAACAGCAACAGCTCACCACGGCGCATACCAGCCTCAGGGCAAAGCTTGCGTTGTTTGCCACTCAAGAGCAGCAGGTTATTCAAACGGTACACTTGGCGGCGGTTCCGGTTCCAGCACAGAGCTTGGTCACAGACTTACAAACTATGTCCACGGTGTTCACAACTCTGAGAACATGCTCGGCGGAATATTCGTAAGATCATACAACTCTACAACAAACGAACCCACTACAACCACTCCTAACGGAAGCAGCACATTTGCTATAGGTTTCCCCACAAACGTAGCTGATTGCGAAGTTTGCCACACATCTTCAACTCAGGTTGCAGCTGTTACAGCAGACACTCAGATGAACCTGACTCTTTGCAAATCTTGCCACAGAGGAAACAAAAACGTTTGGAACTCAGCCGGCGCAGGCTACTCTGATGCTATCGCAGATGTTTGGGCAGCCATACCCTTCTCAACAACTGCAGTTCGTGATATCCACACAAGCATGACAGAAGCCAGCAACTGCCTCACTTGCCACGGTGCAGCAGGTATCGCCCGCAGCTTCAACAAAATACACACCGGCAAAAGCGCATCCAGAGAGAACGGTAAAAACATTTACTACTTCACTCCCGAAGTGGCTGTCAACACAACTACCAGCGTAATGACAATTACCTGGGGTGCGTTCATCGACACAAACAGCAACGGAACATATGAAGCCGGTACAGATACTAAAGTTGATGTGAAAAACACAACTGACACAACTAAGCCTATCTTCATGCAGTCATACACAGACAGAGTTGTTGACGGCGTAGCAAAATCTGACGGTGTCAGAATCCTTGTGGGCTACTATGGAAAAGGCACAAAAGATGTTGTTGCATACGACGGTTACACAAAAACCAACCTTACAACAACCAGTGCTGCAACTTCCGGCTACACAACTTATGACGCTTCAACTGGCAAAGCCACAACAACCGTTAAGCTGAATGCGACTACAATCGCTAACTACAGCGTAACCGGCGGTATCGTTGGTATCATCGGTATTCCGTGGGTTAACGGCGAAAACGCTATCGTAAGAAGCGTTGCTGCTGAATACAACGTTGACGGCACAGCTGTAACAGCTCCCAGAGGAGCAGTTGCGAACGACACAAAATGCGACGCTTGCCACAACTCAATAGCTATCCACCTTGAGGAAGCATCTACAGGCGCTCACGGTCACACGGCTATCGGAAAAGTTGACGTATGCCGCATTTGCCACGTTCCCAGCGCCGCTGCAGGTCACTATCCTCAGCAGTCAAGATCCATCGACTCTTACATCCACGCCATCCACGAAGGACAGGCAACATTCGCATCTTACGGTTCACTTAAGATCGAATATCCTAAGAGCACAGCAGACTGCCTTGCTTGCCACGATTCCGGCACATATGAAGTTCCGGATCAGTCTAAAGCTATCGGCGGTATACTGAGCGGATCTGAAGGTAAAAACACAACAGCAGACCAGTTCACATACGGTCCTGCAGCTGTTGCTTGCGGCGGCTGCCACAGAGCATACCCGCTGATCATCGGCGACGCAGGTAAACTTGCCAGCTTCAACGCTCACACTAAAACTTTCGGCTACAAAGTGGCTGTAAGCGATATGAGCTACCTTGATGTTGTCAAGGCAGTGTTCAAACTGTTCTAA
- a CDS encoding ABC transporter substrate-binding protein has protein sequence MKYTIILLFGIIILFVSGCSREKKQPIHIGVNDWPPCEIWYIAKANGYFGSVPVELIRFSVWSDNMRSLYMGNTDITHSTYFNAMHYSDKGEKAKIILSSDTIEGGDGLAVKSEIARLNDLKNKRIAVEMNTDEHFLLYKVLKQSGISISDVTIINVPAAEGMELFIAGKADALYTYEPFLSEAAAKGNGRIISTTADMPGYMTDTLLASEKLIQNRPEDLKIIISAWYKAQNFIKMNPDEAYKIMAANEGMPTEDFKGFYESFRFHTAEENREIADSQQFKRVIAEVSAFLNKKPEEFENIYTTEFLP, from the coding sequence ATGAAATACACAATTATTCTGCTCTTCGGCATTATTATTCTATTTGTTTCGGGCTGTTCAAGGGAGAAGAAACAGCCCATACACATTGGGGTCAACGACTGGCCCCCCTGTGAAATATGGTATATTGCAAAAGCCAACGGCTATTTCGGCAGCGTACCCGTTGAGCTGATCCGTTTCTCTGTGTGGTCGGACAACATGCGCTCACTCTACATGGGCAACACCGATATAACCCATTCAACATATTTCAACGCAATGCATTACAGCGACAAGGGTGAAAAAGCGAAAATAATCCTCTCATCCGACACCATCGAAGGCGGGGACGGACTGGCTGTAAAATCTGAAATTGCCCGGTTAAATGATCTTAAAAATAAGCGTATCGCTGTGGAAATGAACACCGATGAGCATTTTCTGCTTTATAAGGTGCTGAAGCAGAGCGGAATAAGCATCAGCGACGTTACGATAATAAACGTTCCCGCCGCAGAGGGCATGGAGCTTTTCATAGCGGGCAAAGCGGATGCGCTGTACACCTATGAGCCTTTTCTTTCGGAAGCGGCCGCAAAGGGAAACGGACGTATAATCTCCACAACAGCCGATATGCCCGGCTATATGACAGACACCCTGCTGGCATCTGAAAAGCTGATACAAAACAGACCGGAAGACCTGAAAATAATCATTTCTGCATGGTATAAGGCTCAGAATTTCATAAAAATGAATCCGGACGAAGCCTATAAGATAATGGCCGCCAACGAAGGCATGCCCACGGAAGATTTCAAAGGGTTTTATGAGAGCTTCCGCTTCCACACAGCGGAAGAGAACAGAGAAATCGCCGATTCACAGCAGTTTAAAAGAGTTATCGCCGAGGTGTCCGCTTTTCTGAACAAAAAACCGGAAGAATTTGAAAACATATACACAACGGAATTTCTGCCATGA
- a CDS encoding sensor histidine kinase, whose translation MFSFNEIAEMLKSDIKDPAEYVQYAAEVLEQEICGLNAKFRPDTHGGNMPSAGNHIISAGEAGRIHISYFPEMAESLIPFFRIIELETEVRLANSRLRRLEMSLADTDTETLEKLRVTQAALIRQEKLASLGQLSSGVAHELNNPLGFISGNFDVLKNYRNLFLAFLMQAKGLIPADRLPEYEELKHLHRVDYLLQDTEDIFKESSDGFRRISHIVEGLLAFARNDTGRMEPASLNDSIESTVDICRSQFRFVAKVTKELEDIPDFEFCSGEINQVLLNLILNSVQAIKAQERDDYGTIAIRSFKFGNMACCSVTDDGGGISEEDLDRIFSAFYTTKPENSGTGLGLSTSYEIIVNRHKGTIDAESSDGKTTFTFRIPMRTGGR comes from the coding sequence ATGTTCAGTTTTAACGAAATAGCCGAAATGCTCAAATCAGATATAAAAGATCCGGCGGAATACGTTCAGTATGCGGCGGAAGTTCTGGAACAGGAGATATGCGGACTTAATGCGAAATTCAGACCGGACACCCACGGCGGCAATATGCCCTCTGCCGGAAACCATATCATCTCAGCGGGGGAGGCAGGCCGCATACATATCTCATATTTTCCTGAGATGGCAGAAAGTCTTATACCATTTTTCAGGATCATTGAACTGGAAACGGAGGTCAGACTGGCAAACAGCCGTCTGCGCAGACTGGAAATGTCGCTGGCGGACACGGACACAGAGACTCTGGAAAAACTGAGGGTGACTCAGGCGGCTCTGATAAGGCAGGAGAAACTGGCCTCACTGGGACAGCTCTCCTCCGGTGTGGCGCACGAGCTGAACAACCCTCTCGGTTTCATCTCCGGCAACTTTGACGTCCTGAAGAACTACAGGAACCTTTTTCTTGCCTTTCTGATGCAGGCGAAGGGGCTGATCCCCGCCGACAGGCTTCCTGAATATGAAGAGCTGAAACACCTGCACAGGGTGGATTATCTTCTGCAGGACACCGAAGACATATTCAAGGAATCCTCGGACGGTTTCAGGCGTATATCCCACATTGTAGAGGGTCTGCTGGCATTCGCCAGAAACGACACCGGCCGAATGGAACCTGCCAGCCTGAACGACAGTATAGAATCCACAGTGGACATCTGCCGCAGTCAGTTCAGGTTTGTGGCCAAGGTGACAAAGGAACTGGAGGATATCCCCGATTTCGAATTCTGCTCCGGCGAGATAAATCAGGTGCTCCTCAACCTCATCCTGAACTCTGTTCAGGCCATTAAAGCACAGGAGAGGGACGACTACGGAACCATTGCCATCCGCAGTTTCAAATTCGGAAACATGGCCTGCTGTTCAGTGACCGACGACGGAGGCGGCATAAGCGAAGAGGATCTGGACAGGATATTCAGTGCGTTCTACACCACCAAGCCCGAAAACAGCGGAACAGGGCTGGGGCTTAGCACCTCATACGAAATAATCGTAAATAGACACAAGGGAACCATAGACGCTGAAAGCAGTGACGGAAAGACCACTTTCACTTTCAGAATCCCAATGAGAACTGGCGGAAGGTAA
- a CDS encoding AraC family transcriptional regulator: MDISSKSGPCARAIILSRDKEHIKEKHSHPEGELVLNLKGNINCTVNNTLWVIPQHCAFFIPGNKPHQVKTAAHTDYCLAFVNPIIDGLPEKCGFLTLSPLLREMILHMATMPENYYENDHDLHFANVMINTLIKMPVASYSMSIPYSPKLKEIADVLSSDPSDRRTVAEWAKTMGMSERTLARLVINETGLTFGQWRQQFQLFAALRKLETGSSIQQTAWDLGYESVTAFITMFKKHFGKPPRKYLAEHEDEILYPSFHGI, translated from the coding sequence ATGGATATTTCTTCAAAAAGCGGCCCTTGTGCAAGGGCAATAATTCTCAGCAGAGACAAAGAACACATAAAAGAGAAACACTCGCACCCGGAAGGTGAGCTTGTCCTCAACCTGAAAGGTAATATCAACTGCACAGTTAACAATACCTTATGGGTCATACCCCAGCACTGTGCGTTCTTTATCCCCGGAAACAAACCGCATCAGGTTAAAACAGCTGCACACACAGACTACTGTCTGGCGTTCGTTAACCCCATCATTGATGGGCTGCCTGAAAAGTGCGGATTCCTGACCCTCTCCCCCCTTCTGCGGGAGATGATCCTCCACATGGCAACTATGCCCGAAAACTATTATGAGAACGATCACGACCTGCATTTCGCAAACGTCATGATAAACACTCTCATAAAAATGCCCGTTGCAAGCTACAGCATGTCAATTCCCTACAGCCCGAAACTGAAAGAGATTGCAGACGTGCTCTCCTCGGACCCTTCAGACAGAAGAACCGTTGCCGAATGGGCGAAAACAATGGGCATGTCGGAAAGAACCCTCGCAAGGCTGGTCATAAACGAGACCGGACTGACGTTCGGTCAATGGCGCCAGCAGTTCCAGCTTTTTGCGGCTCTGCGGAAACTGGAAACCGGAAGCTCAATTCAGCAGACGGCCTGGGATCTCGGGTATGAATCCGTTACAGCATTTATAACCATGTTCAAAAAGCACTTCGGAAAACCGCCCCGCAAGTATCTGGCGGAACACGAAGACGAAATTTTATACCCAAGTTTTCACGGAATTTAA
- a CDS encoding response regulator translates to MHTITDSDIVLFVDDEESILKAIDRSLSDVRFSTMFCSDSMQVMDMLEQHRINVVVTDLKMPGKNGIELVRMINAKFPHIRIIVLSGYYQVSTVMSVTRAGKIFHFFTKPWKMDNEFISVIEKAIISSRESRESADGLSAQV, encoded by the coding sequence ATGCATACGATAACAGATTCTGACATCGTTCTCTTTGTTGACGACGAGGAGAGCATTCTTAAAGCGATCGACCGCAGTCTGAGCGACGTCAGGTTCAGCACTATGTTCTGCAGCGACTCAATGCAGGTCATGGATATGCTGGAACAGCACAGAATAAACGTAGTTGTTACAGATTTGAAAATGCCGGGCAAAAACGGAATAGAGCTTGTGCGGATGATAAACGCAAAATTCCCGCATATACGCATAATCGTACTGTCAGGATACTATCAGGTGTCCACTGTGATGTCTGTAACCCGTGCCGGAAAGATCTTCCATTTTTTCACTAAGCCATGGAAGATGGACAACGAGTTTATCTCCGTTATAGAGAAGGCTATAATCAGCAGCAGAGAGAGCAGGGAATCCGCAGACGGGCTGTCTGCTCAGGTCTGA
- a CDS encoding HDOD domain-containing protein, with translation MNSTQGKILIVDDELNITNSLRRMFVCEGLDVLIANSAEEALDILSKNEAELILSDYKMPDVNGIQLLTTVKSQYPNVFRAILSGYVETDTITYAISKGIAMAYFKKPWTDYNLAEKIIHIIRTVRQVKNRDLVRIFSRMDKLPGIPEIYLRLERAIQAGKSIEKIASIVKQDASMTAKIMQIGNSVFYSGKKYLPLEQAILMIGLNTIKEIVLMYKLSEGMVPSKVNEDDLRAIFRHALILNKAVELCLHDSGKKYNRSVSDTIGILSCIGMIILLSSKPDAFREIYETALRNGITFHEAENLMGIKEDLSLNITCHLLDLYNMPFDILEIIHYRNNLDSVSPENRFIACVLNAVSSVAARVRAGMESEPMPAVEGLSIQTIEKAERLITEAYYAYDNRF, from the coding sequence ATGAACTCAACTCAGGGAAAGATACTTATTGTTGATGACGAACTGAATATAACCAACTCACTAAGGCGCATGTTCGTTTGTGAGGGTCTGGATGTGCTTATAGCCAACAGTGCGGAGGAGGCTCTGGATATCCTGAGCAAAAACGAAGCCGAGCTGATCCTCAGCGACTATAAGATGCCGGATGTTAACGGCATACAGCTGCTGACGACCGTAAAATCACAGTACCCCAACGTTTTCCGTGCCATCCTCAGCGGATATGTGGAAACGGACACCATAACCTATGCCATAAGCAAGGGCATAGCCATGGCCTATTTCAAAAAGCCCTGGACCGACTATAACCTTGCGGAGAAGATAATCCATATCATCCGGACTGTGCGGCAGGTAAAAAACAGAGACCTTGTCAGAATATTCAGCCGGATGGACAAACTGCCCGGCATCCCCGAAATATATCTCAGGCTGGAGCGTGCCATTCAGGCGGGTAAATCCATTGAAAAGATCGCCTCAATAGTGAAACAGGATGCCTCCATGACAGCAAAGATAATGCAGATAGGCAATTCAGTGTTTTACAGCGGAAAGAAATATCTTCCTCTGGAACAGGCCATTCTGATGATAGGGCTGAACACCATAAAAGAGATAGTGCTGATGTATAAGCTTTCAGAGGGGATGGTGCCTTCAAAAGTTAACGAAGACGACCTGAGAGCAATATTCCGGCATGCGCTGATACTGAACAAAGCGGTAGAGCTGTGTCTGCATGATTCGGGCAAAAAATATAACCGCAGCGTATCGGACACGATAGGGATACTCTCATGCATCGGGATGATAATTCTACTTTCATCAAAACCGGATGCATTCAGGGAAATTTACGAAACCGCCCTGAGAAACGGAATAACCTTTCACGAGGCCGAAAACCTCATGGGCATAAAAGAAGACCTGAGCCTGAATATCACATGTCATCTGCTGGATCTGTACAATATGCCGTTTGATATTCTGGAAATTATACACTACAGAAACAACCTTGATTCTGTTTCGCCGGAAAACAGGTTCATTGCCTGCGTGCTTAATGCAGTGTCCTCTGTGGCGGCCAGAGTGCGGGCGGGAATGGAGTCTGAACCAATGCCCGCAGTTGAGGGATTATCTATACAAACAATTGAAAAAGCCGAGCGACTGATTACGGAGGCCTATTATGCATACGATAACAGATTCTGA
- a CDS encoding AraC family transcriptional regulator: MTLVSSITFQYVLKALEQNTKIPSGEMLAHVGLRAEQLSKNVHGIDSRRLSAIFRYCMEKTDNPYLSLDIGQSIPYQSLGILGYLLMNTKTLREMIEKFSVYQKLISEHLKFHFSDDGKFCKFAIYIDGNRNIPVPPYHAEVHMSGILNILSGVLGRHVFPAHTHFTGEKPADCAKHRELFGDSILFGKEENALFFKKDELDIPVDNANQSMLEYFETQAANLLQEQEKSSWFGRVEKEILKNIGDRGTSIEFISSRLNVSVRTLQNYLKAEEKTFMQALTNVRRRLAEHYIMHTKLDDASISALLGYSEVSAFYRAYKKWNKNTPKYLRKK; this comes from the coding sequence ATGACTCTGGTCTCCTCCATAACTTTCCAATACGTTCTGAAAGCTCTGGAACAGAACACAAAAATACCCTCCGGAGAGATGCTCGCCCATGTGGGGCTCAGAGCTGAACAGCTTTCAAAGAACGTCCACGGCATCGACAGCCGCAGGCTCTCCGCCATATTCCGCTACTGCATGGAGAAAACGGACAACCCCTATCTTTCGCTGGATATCGGCCAGTCCATACCCTATCAGTCGCTGGGGATTCTCGGCTATCTGCTGATGAACACAAAGACCCTGCGGGAGATGATAGAAAAATTCAGCGTCTATCAGAAGCTCATAAGCGAACACCTGAAGTTTCATTTCTCTGACGACGGAAAATTCTGTAAATTTGCAATATACATAGACGGCAACAGAAACATTCCCGTGCCGCCTTATCATGCCGAAGTACACATGAGCGGCATTCTGAACATTCTTTCAGGGGTTCTGGGCAGACATGTGTTTCCGGCTCATACGCATTTCACAGGGGAAAAACCGGCCGACTGTGCAAAACACAGGGAACTTTTCGGAGACAGCATCCTTTTCGGAAAAGAGGAGAACGCCCTCTTCTTCAAAAAGGATGAACTTGATATTCCGGTGGACAATGCAAACCAGTCCATGCTGGAATACTTTGAAACTCAGGCCGCAAACCTGCTTCAGGAGCAGGAAAAAAGCTCATGGTTCGGCAGAGTGGAAAAGGAGATACTGAAAAACATAGGCGACAGGGGCACGTCCATAGAGTTTATCTCCTCCCGCCTGAATGTCAGCGTGAGGACACTCCAGAACTATCTGAAAGCCGAAGAAAAAACCTTCATGCAGGCTCTGACAAACGTCCGCAGACGTCTGGCCGAACATTACATCATGCACACAAAACTGGACGACGCATCCATATCCGCCCTTCTGGGCTACAGCGAGGTCAGCGCATTCTACAGGGCATATAAAAAATGGAATAAAAACACACCGAAATATTTAAGGAAAAAATAA